Below is a genomic region from Drosophila albomicans strain 15112-1751.03 chromosome 2R, ASM965048v2, whole genome shotgun sequence.
TTTGTCGACACTACGCAGcctaagagagagagaaacgagACTGCATATTGTGACAGCTGTAACGACACTTGCCCCCAGTCAAATGTGGTTCAGAGGGGGGGAAAGGGCATTTGTAGCTTGTGTCGCACACACATGTGGCTGGCAGTCAAAGTTCAGCTCGGTTGTGGCTATTATTTGTGTGGTGTCAGCATCTCTCGTGTACATGTTGTACGAGTATTTTTATAAGCATCATAAATCATAGCACTTGGCTTATTTAAAAAGGTGAACAACAAATGCACTGCAAATGCGAAATGTCAACTTTTTGGAGCTGGAAGGGAAGCTTATAGTAGTTTAATGGACTGTCCAAAAATAGATAGTGATAatcccacacacactctcgaGGCTTTCAAGCTGTGTGCGAAGTGCTCTTCAATGTATTCATTTAAGCTAGTAAATAatctttattcattttgcgTTCAAGTGCTTCAatgttttaattcaataaagtaaatatttctCATTCCTGAACTGTGCTCATTGAATGTTAATACTTTTCATTAGCACTATAAGTTCGCagttattttttcatttgaagCACTCTTcagatttataattataaatggcGCTCTTTTGATTCTTTTCAGTGTTGCCACTTTAATTAGAtatcactctctctctctctctgattcAAGCGTTGTAATCAATGAATTGACAATTGAGGTCATGTGCTATACTCTAATTAAATATCCTAGTTACAGCAGCTGCACGAAGTGCTTGCTGTTCATTCGTGTGTGCGggtgtctctctgtctgtctgtcggtctgCACATTGAACATTCAACATCACGCATTCGCCACATTGCTCATTACGCATTCGCCCAGTTGTAATCATTTCTGTAAACTGTTTTCGATCTGTACATCCTGCGGTCGCACAACCTCCCTCTCAGCGAAGCATATGCGAGGCACGtataaacctttttttttcttttttgttgcgttGTGCTCTGTGTTGTAATTGTGGTTTGGTGGGCAGGGAGACACTTGGTGTTGAGGGGTGAGCTCTGGCGTTCAGAATCGACAGCAACTGCGTCAAGTTGActtgcctgtctgtctgtctgctaaCAAATGGAAGCGAATGGTGAAGCTCTAGCAAAACTATTTATATGCGGCTTCCACCGtttcaacattcaacatcCAACATCTAACGCCCATCCCCAGGGCGTGTCTAGGGGTGTGGCGCAGGGAGCGGCcaggatgtgtgtgtgtgtgtgtgaatgaatGAGCGAGGGTCTCAACAACAGCTATTTATGGGGGGCAGCACTGCTacgttgttgttcttttttgttgttgtctgcggCCCGTCGATTGCCGCCTCTGTTTTGATTAATAGCGTCGTCGTTCAGGCAGCTCCACCTTGGACATTGgtcactctctctcttctctcacGCTCTCTCTGGGGCGAGGAATATTTGCAATGCCAgcagaaaataacaaaaatgagGAATCTCAGTTAACTTTGCTTTGCAGTAAAGCAGACAACGTTAGCATATTTTTACGTGCCAGTCGCGTTCCAAAAACTCGCTGTACTAATTGGCTGCAACTTTGTTTTGCCGACGTAACTAGCTAAATGGCTAACTAGCTTCGCTCCTCAGCAGCTTTGCTGCCATCCTTTGGGCACACACACGCTGCGTCTTTTTATCAGCTGTAGCCACACGCACAAACAATTTACTCGCAGACTCCAGCTTCATTCCCACTCCTAGCGCCCCTTCCTCTCGTGCTTGGTGCTGTGAATAATGTGCTGGGTTTTGTAGCTAAATGTTAAGGACGATAACGAGGACGAGCATGATGATGGTAATGGCCTCGTTGCCTTGCCTTGTCTCCtcctttgttattgttgttgttcttgctgttgttctttGCGCTTGTTGGCTTAATTGATTTAGTCGAAGCTGCACAGAGTTTAATAGTTGCTCATCATTTATGTGGAGCCGCACAGAGTAGAAGAGTCAACAAGACAACAGCAGCTTGCAGCTTACAGCGTACAATGTTGGCCCCCAATGACGGGCACTTAATATACGCCACCACTGTGTTACACATTTGACACGCGACGTTGAGTATACACaagtgtaaaaataaaaataaaactgtaactgaaaccgaaaccggTTAGGTAGCTCCTCAAACGCCACTTTGCATCCAACACAAGCTCTCAGCTCTCGCATGCAATCGAGCCCGGCTATTGAGTCAACGACGCCAACACCATTATGACCATTATGCAGCCAACTAACAACTGCATGCTTGGCGGATGGTGGCTGCTGGGGGATCGAGTCACCTCGCAGAGTTTGGATTCTTGACTGCGGGCGCATGGCCATGAATGGCATCTTATCTTGTTGGCTGCCATGGCTGACAGCTcgctcgctgctgctgcagcaaagTAGGaaggcattttaattatttactagCTGATCAAGGCGAATATTTCAAGAATCTGCATTATATAATACCACAAACAGTGTTGCTAAACTGCACCTATGCGACAGCGGTGTACgctatatattatttaaattttaagttgCCAAATCACTTTGAAAATATGATAAGCAAAAGCATTGATAAATCTATTTCAAATctgtttacatatttaataaaaataataatcgatttaaaaaatatgtaaaaaaaaaaagatagatAGAAAACAAGatatattaatacaattaTCCACTGTCGCgagtatattaagtatacgactcATGctcatattaagtatacgattAAATTCGAACTAATTTAAATCACCTGGAAATAAGTTATAATGTGCTTAACTGCCTCAACACATttctacattttaaaaataatgcccCATCACAACAACACCTTAACAgcgaaattattttttcttttattaagtTCAATCaagttaattgcatttttaagaTAGCTGCCGAATTTTTTGCGTCAAAGAAGGTGGGGCAATTGAGCACATTATTCtcaacaataaatcaaaaagtgTTGCACTTAGAGAAACCACTATAGTCTTAAAGTTTTGGCAGATAtcttaaagaaatatttattatgagaagcgaaattcacaaatttagCAAATGAGAATTTACTGTACATATGTTTGAGATTATCACATATTTACatgcataattttattttacattaaatattttgttctcgaattaatattttttagataTCAATCCATTTTTAGCAAAAGTATGatacataaaacaaataagtaatataaaaaagttgtaCCAAAAAGCTCAAGGAATTAATTTAAGAAGATACCATTTTTGCATCCCTCTTACATTAATAATACATGGGTTTATTTACTATActtactttaataaaatataagtatttGCAATACTATCACAATACACTTTGTATACCTGAAGTTAGAATTGTAGCGAACTCAGCAATCGATCAAGCGGATGAACTGCATCCCAGACTCAATGTGTCATGGCTTGATTTAATTGCGTATTTGATCGGACGAGTATCGATCTTATTTATAGTgtgtgtattatatattattaatactaTAATAGTTTGTTGTATTGTAATTGTTGTACTCTAAGGTGCATTTTGCTCTAATTAACATCGGTGGCTATTGATTTATGCAGTTCGATGCTGCTGCCATTTATAGGCAacgctgctgctctgctgcttgaggctgaagctgaagctgcttTTCAATTAATCATCAGCAAACTTATTGCGTATATAAACAACTCTAGGGCGTTGCCAATTCAGTCAGTTGGACAATACTCTCAGTCGAGCACGGACTCACcgaaacaaacacacacacaaaagacgGAAAAGGGATAAAGAAATTTCTGCAGAAATGCGAACAACAGCGGTAAATATGCAATGGACTGTGATATTTATGAATGCTGCTTGCAAGCGAATCAATTGACTGTATTTTGTATGCCAACAGTTGCTGAGCCTGCTGGGCCTGATGCTGTGCCACATCGATGGCAGCGTGGTACCGTTGCCGGTGGCATTGCCAACGCCATTGGCTGGCACATACCTGCTGCCACAACCGGGTCCTGTGCTCTTGCTAGTCCAGCCACCACCGCCCGAGGATGATGGCAGCTACAAGCCACCGATTCCGCCAGCTGATGGCAGCTGGTCACCCCAACCCGGCTTAGAAGGCGAATATGTCGAAGCCTCGACTGCAGATGCCAGTTTAACGGATGCTTCGCTGGTCGTGGACAGCTCCTCAGCCGCTGTCGCCGCTCTTGATGAGAAGTTGGTTATTGATGCCTCTgcatcagctgcagctgaagccgcagctgcagcggctgccgctgctgctggcggtgctggaggtggtggtggcggcggtgcTGGACAGGCAGGACAACCCGGCGGCTTGTTGGGCGGAGCTGGCGGCGCAGGTGGAGCTGGTGGCGCTGGAgctgctggtggtggtggcgctggcggcggcggtggaggCGGTGGAACTTTGACATCCGGCACGAGCGGACAAAGTGGACAGCCAGGTGGCCCAAGTCCTGCGGGCGCACAACCGGATGGTGAAGATGGCGCTGATGGCGCTGATGGACCCGATGGACCGGATGGCTCGAAGGGCGGCAAAGGAGGCAAGGGCGGTCAAGGTGCACGCAATGGCgccggcggcggtggcggagcTGGTGGCGCAGCGCCACAAGCAGCACCCGTAGCTGTGGTACTTCCGGCGCCTGTTTGGCCACTGCCGGAACATAATTTGATGTAAGTTGAAAGCGTGGATGAACAGTGATTGAATTATAAGACTAATTTCACTCACTTTGCAGCACCGATTTTTAAGATGCCTACCAGATGTACCAGATGCCAATTGCCAGTTAGTGTTGTAAGCCAACGTTTAGCCTTAGGTCTAGTCAATGTGTCAGCTAACCAGCAAGCGAATATTAAAATTCGAAAACGCAAGTTTCGGTCTTGTATAGTACACTCTGTTAGTGCACGCAATTAAAGCACGTTACAGTGGCAGCCATAAATCTCTATCTCTGTGCGCACTATTCGCAAACTGGGCCAACCAACTGGCCAAAAACTTTTAGCCTAgtcgcaacagcagctgctgcacacAGATTCCCATTTCCTttcgctctgtctctgtctctctttctctttctctttgcacATTACTCTTTTGGTCTCTTGCACTCGCCTGGCGTTGACTTCACTCCCGGAAGGCGAGCGAACGCAACGTCGCTGGAGCAATTTAAACTTTTgtcaaataacaataaataagcTTGTCGTACATGTGTGACCACAACTGAGCAGAAGTCCGagcatttgttattattaccCTTGTtatcgctgttgctgctgttgttgttgttgttgcctgtttgTTATGCATAATTTTATGTCATATTAATGTGGCCAGAAAAGCTTTTGACAGCAGAGAGCTTGCCAATGCTCGAGTGCTCTGCAAATGAGCCGCATTTTATGCATatgcctaaaagtaggcaacacaaATTGTCGATTCATTTACATGCCACTCAACCTAATTTGCCCAAACTgaaagagagtgggagagcgATAGAGAACAAGAGCGGAAGAGAGGTAGGAAAACACATATTAAATTGACAGTTTTTGGTAATGTTATCACGGCTTTAACTTTATCGCTGACATCTGGTTAGCAACAGTCTATGCTGGAACGGAAACTCACGTTCTGCTAAAAGTGCAGAGAGAGCACAAGGCACACAAATCAATTTGACAGCTAAAGTTGCAACTTTTGTGAGCTCAACTCGTCGCAGCACCATTTgggaaataacaaaaaaaaaaaccaaaaaaggaaaagcgaTGAGGAAAACTGTTGTGCCAGGGCAACAATCAGCATCTGCAATCGGGAAacgcatttcacatttcacattttcgcTGCTTACTTTTGGCGCTGTGCAAATGCGCGAAATGTTGAGCGCATTTTCtgcatcaacagcatcagcatcagcaacaacagcagcaacagcaaaatttgttgcattatCTCAGCATgttgtttcaattttgttgctgAAATAGTAGTTCAacagttttgttgttattattcgATTTGCACTGCattatattgtgtgtgtgtgctccgtTGAGCTCCGCATTGTGTTGCAGATAATTACATTAAAGTACTTTACCCATATTGCAAACAGCAGCCAGGTCAGTATAACACACAGTAAACACCCATGTGATTTAGTTTATTGGCTTCATAACACGCATTAGTAAGCCAATAAATGCGTTTAAATTTGGGAAAAACTTTGACCTTAAAGTGAggtaaataaattctataataataatattctcaGAAATCATTGACTTCAAAGGAAACAGCTCAAAATAAAGCATTTATTCTGTGGAAACACAATTGTTATGCAAAggtaaatatattcttaaatcatGGTAATATTtcgtttaaattaaataaatacccACATAAGTTGTGTAAGGCACAACTTAATGCCAGCCAAGGTTTTGTGTCTGCAGTTAGTCAAATTgcaaaagaatatatataagtatgcATATAGCATAGATGTCTGTGATAATAGCAATTACAATGGGGATTTCAACACATGGATTTATTCAAATCGGATCAATTAGGCCATAAATTAACGCCTAAAccgtaaattaaattgaagcaaGCAACATAAAAGCCACTTTaaccaaaaatatgcaaaatgcttTGGCAAAATGTAAACGCCTACCAACGAAAAAGTGCCAAAGAGAACCTGGGCTTAAAAAAATGGCTTAGTAATTGtgttattttatacaaattgttgccaggcattttttgttttttttttttttggtgtttacTTAACGGTTCTTtattcgcagtcgcagtcgcagtatTGAGCATTGggctggaactggaactggccCTCCAATTAAGAGTGGTTCTGGCCAACTTGAGGCAGAGCGGTGGAGCAGGCAACTGGTTGCCAAATTGTTGGCCATGCAAATGAGCCGCAAAGCGCAAATTCTTCGATTCGTATGAAAAATGAACTGGcagaaataataatgcaacaacaaaaacaatcaaaacaaaacaaagtcgTGGCAAGAAGCGAATTGCTCGCCACTCAACGCcaagcacagcacaacacacgaaaattgcaataataaagTTGGCAAAAATGATTtgaaccaaaaacaacaatgctGCACATTCACTTTTGACGTGGGCTTCGTCgatggccacgcccacatcgCGCTTGTGGCAACGCGAAACGTTTGATCATTTGGTCAAGCTACCGTTGAGACTcatgccgctgctgccacacATTCTGGCCACACAGCAACACGGCAACTGACCATTTAAACGCTTGttggcaatttaaataatttcaattgcacCACAATTAGACGATTGGAGTCGAAAATCAAATGCTCAGAGATCACAAAGCAAATGATTCGATCCTTTTGCACCTGTTGACCTCAAGGTCAAATTTAGATTTGAAATGTATGCCATTAATTCAATTGGCCAAATGCGACGTACATGTCTAATTAAGTGGCTAACTTGTCCTGGCCAAAACACTTAACGAGCGAACATTTTCGGTAGGCGGCGCAAAAGGCTTTTCCCCGAGAGGCTTTTCACCTTCTGTTACGGTTATTTATGTGTGCCTCAAATCGAACCAGGGCCAACCACTTGACGTTGTGATGTTGTATCGTGCCGTGACCTTTGCGTGTGCGCCAGAgattgttaatttttaattagttgagCCCGAAACAGCGGACGCGGAGGACAGCGTGCCCTGTAATTGACGGCGCGGTGAGCCAAGGTTATTGATTAGGTTGCAAAggttgcatttcaatttatggcCTGCTGGCGTGAGGGCTACAAATTAATACTAACAACCCGCAGCCAGCAACCATCTGAACAACCCGAGGCTAACactaaatattttgcaaattggaATGCCCACCCAGCTTGCACTACGCTACactctatatttattttggtgtTTTCACTTGACCGCAAATAGCTCAAAGCCAACACAAttccagcaacagcaacaaaatgtcgCTTTTCcgaaattgattgattgtttgCACTCGAATGTGTTTACAGATTCCTGGCTTACTCGCATTCTCCCATCTCTCCATCCCGTCCCGCCTGTCATTCTGCATTCCTTCTCAATGGCAGCCAGGATATGCATATTTCAATCGCTACACTGCAAATATCCCATGTATTCAGctctctcctcctcctcttcgctCCGCTCCTCCCTCTCATATGCATAACAACCAAGCGTAGTTCGAGTATGtgacaaaaaaaggaaaagaaatgaaaggaGCTCAGAGTGCTCAACATTCTGGATGGAAGTGCAAAAAGAGAATGTCgaacaatttgaaatgcaattcaaaAGATAATTccacaaattcttaaaaagtcaacaaattgcaattcataaaaataaacaagttttcTGACTGACTGTTGcttgaaaagaattttatatagCCTGTATTAATTGCTATGAAGAGGGCAAGTGCCgagctttaataaatttaaagtcacattttatttcgatttattttataaacatttttgtagaaCTATATTGAAGAAGAATATGGAGAGGAAAGATATTTCCACAAAATTCATtagaatacaacaaattttaattcataaatgaaaacaagatgtctaacaaattgtttcctgaaatttattttgtttttaattactaTAAAATGCCTGGCTTCACAATAATTAATTGCCACTTTAAtccttattttattttgcaaataagaatccaagaaatatacatatattatttttcaatgtgAATTTGTATGACAAtgaaaatttagtatatttatttaaatgtcaattattatatgtcaaataacattttaccaataaatttcttttcaatatttgctaaaataaattctcttgatatatttaatgttccccaaaaatatttttctactCTTTTTTCCCttcaagcaattaaaaaaacacttttgtttgtgatcaaatacatttttgcagtttatttgTCTGTTTGCAGtttcatataatatatgtgGATACATATCCAGTACATGATTCAaggtatataaaaaattacaacaattatttaCAACATACTCGTTCAGCATTGCTCAAGTCTAGAATAGGTAGAAGAGGAAGTCATTGAAAGTATGTAAATTGAAGAGAGAGCAGAACTTAAGAGACTTGACAGTGGGATCGTTAAGTTGAAGTAAATAAAGTTCGAGTGGAAAGTTCGAGAATAGTTCGATAGAAGATATTGTAGGAAAAGCTTCAGCAGTGACGGGCAAGTGAGACGTCAGCTCAAATCTCCCGTGTGTAGTTCTTTCCATTGAAGTGTTGTTGCGTGTGTGTTTcagaagagagacagagacagcgttGAAGTTAAAGTTGTTGCTAATAAAAAG
It encodes:
- the LOC127566000 gene encoding WAG22 antigen, with protein sequence MRTTALLSLLGLMLCHIDGSVVPLPVALPTPLAGTYLLPQPGPVLLLVQPPPPEDDGSYKPPIPPADGSWSPQPGLEGEYVEASTADASLTDASLVVDSSSAAVAALDEKLVIDASASAAAEAAAAAAAAAAGGAGGGGGGGAGQAGQPGGLLGGAGGAGGAGGAGAAGGGGAGGGGGGGGTLTSGTSGQSGQPGGPSPAGAQPDGEDGADGADGPDGPDGSKGGKGGKGGQGARNGAGGGGGAGGAAPQAAPVAVVLPAPVWPLPEHNLITDF